In one Rhodococcus sp. B50 genomic region, the following are encoded:
- a CDS encoding cupredoxin domain-containing protein: MKKFLSAAAGTALAVGLLTGCGSADADEPAVVIEVTNMSYSPAEVTIEKGQTVRWHFDDSGLPHDVAGDGPLEGDLKSELLTEGTYEYTFDEAGTFTYHCTPHPAMVGTIIVE; this comes from the coding sequence ATGAAGAAGTTTCTTTCCGCAGCTGCGGGCACGGCGCTCGCGGTGGGACTGCTGACCGGATGCGGCAGTGCGGACGCCGACGAACCCGCGGTCGTCATCGAAGTGACGAACATGTCGTACAGCCCGGCGGAAGTCACCATCGAGAAGGGCCAAACCGTCCGCTGGCACTTCGACGATTCGGGACTGCCGCACGACGTGGCGGGTGACGGACCGCTCGAGGGTGACCTGAAGAGCGAACTGCTCACCGAGGGCACCTACGAGTACACCTTCGACGAGGCCGGCACGTTCACCTACCACTGCACGCCGCATCCCGCGATGGTCGGCACGATCATCGTCGAATGA
- a CDS encoding cupredoxin domain-containing protein, translating into MMRIRWGTAAFAMLAATSCAGSPTGPDAEIVVRDVHFAPVDVTVPAGGTVRWTFDDGGVLHHVGSEGEFDSGITPDGSFEHTFTTPGVYEYHCSVHRYMTGTVTVTG; encoded by the coding sequence ATGATGCGGATCCGGTGGGGTACGGCCGCGTTCGCGATGCTGGCCGCGACCTCGTGCGCCGGCTCCCCCACCGGGCCGGATGCGGAGATCGTCGTCCGCGACGTGCACTTCGCGCCGGTGGACGTGACCGTACCGGCGGGCGGCACCGTCCGGTGGACGTTCGACGACGGCGGGGTTCTGCACCACGTCGGATCGGAGGGCGAGTTCGACAGCGGCATCACCCCGGACGGGAGCTTCGAACACACCTTCACGACGCCGGGAGTCTACGAGTACCACTGCTCGGTCCACCGGTACATGACCGGAACCGTCACCGTGACCGGTTGA
- a CDS encoding methylamine utilization protein: protein MTETLVREPLAHPPLGVDVPEIRPTLENAVAKKTRGGLIAGAAAVGAAVGLVAAPSGPTAMTAAVIATGAVTALAANWSTCGMSVAGVVAAPKQPGRRGASTPVRRLGWHALGSLATGIPTGALLGALGALVTGSVPWAWMLATWGVIALGYGLHELGMITLPTPMRRQQLPRHLRRTMAPWKVSLLFGALIGPGFMIFIRSSAYYLLVLGVIAAGSPVLGAAMFAVVSLGRCMPSVLAILHTRRGGSMPGFLSAMCVVDRRVQTLTGGVLVALAAFASAALV from the coding sequence ATGACGGAAACACTCGTGCGTGAGCCATTGGCCCACCCACCCCTGGGAGTCGACGTACCGGAGATACGCCCGACACTCGAGAACGCCGTCGCGAAGAAGACCCGTGGCGGCCTGATCGCCGGTGCCGCGGCGGTCGGCGCCGCCGTCGGTCTCGTCGCGGCCCCCTCGGGCCCCACGGCCATGACCGCCGCAGTGATCGCCACCGGTGCGGTGACGGCACTGGCCGCCAACTGGTCGACCTGCGGCATGTCGGTGGCCGGTGTGGTCGCCGCACCGAAACAGCCGGGACGTCGCGGGGCGTCGACCCCGGTCCGTCGGCTCGGCTGGCACGCCCTGGGATCGCTCGCCACGGGCATCCCCACCGGCGCACTCCTCGGTGCGCTCGGTGCACTCGTGACCGGGTCGGTGCCGTGGGCGTGGATGCTCGCCACCTGGGGTGTGATCGCGCTGGGTTACGGTCTGCACGAACTGGGCATGATCACCCTGCCGACGCCGATGCGGCGGCAGCAGCTCCCCCGGCATCTGCGGCGCACGATGGCACCGTGGAAGGTGTCGTTGCTGTTCGGCGCGCTCATCGGGCCCGGCTTCATGATCTTCATCCGATCGAGCGCGTACTACCTGCTGGTCCTCGGCGTGATCGCCGCGGGCTCGCCGGTGCTCGGCGCTGCGATGTTCGCGGTCGTGAGCCTCGGCCGGTGCATGCCGAGCGTGCTGGCGATCCTGCACACCCGCCGCGGTGGTTCGATGCCCGGCTTCCTGTCGGCGATGTGTGTCGTCGACCGGCGTGTCCAGACCCTCACGGGCGGTGTGCTCGTCGCCCTGGCGGCCTTCGCATCGGCAGCCCTGGTCTGA